GCCTCGCTGACTGGTGCATCGGTCCGCAGCATCCGATTCCTCCCCCTCCTGCTCCCCCGCCCGCAGTGCCGCGGACCAATGTACGGTCTGTGCGCTTCCCCTGTGGGGGCGCCCCCGGTGCTCAAAGACGCGGAGATCGCCCGCCGGGTTGCCTCTCGGGCGGATGCGCGATGATGGATCGGCCCATTCCGTGATCAATCCAATGATCCGTCCGTCGTTGTTCCGCGGTTCACCGCAGTTCTTCCGCGGTTCACCGCCCGAGTTTCCCCGAAAGGCCCTTTCATGGCACCGCGCATCCTGTTGGCCCGGCACGGACAGACGCAATGGTCGCTGTCCGGCAAGCACACCGGCAGGAGCGACATCCCCCTCCTGGAGGAGGGCAGACGCGGCGCGAAACTGCTCGGCGAGCGGCTGCACCGGGCGCCGCTGGACGGGCTCCCCGGAGCGGAGATCCTCACCAGCCCGCTGGCACGCGCGCGTGAGACGTGCGAGATCGCCGGCTTCGGCGACCGGGCGACCCCCTGGGACGCGCTCATGGAGTGGGACTACGGAGCGTACGAGGGGCTGACCCCCGACGAGATCAGGGCCGACCGCCCCGACTGGCTGATCTGGCGGGACGGTGTGCCCGGGGGTGAGACCCTCGCCGAGGTCTCCGCGCGCGCGGACGAGGTCGTCGAGCGGGTCCGCGCCGGGGAGCGCGACGTGCTGGTCTTCGCCCACGGCCACATCCTGCGGTCGATCGGCGCCCGCTGGCTCGGCCTGGACATCGACTTCGCGGCCCGCGTCCGCCTCAACCCCACGTCCCTGTCGGTCCTGGGCTGGGCCTACGGAGAGCCCGCGATCGAGACCTGGAACGACTGCGGCCACCTGATCTAGCCCGGGCGGGGACGAAGACAGGGCCTGGCGCGAGGTCCGGTGCGAGATCTGGCGCAACGCCCTAGGCCGGCCGTGGCAGGGCGGCCTTGTGCCGGGCCAGGAAGTCCGACACCCCCGACGCGCGGCGGTGCGGCAGCAGGACCCTGGCCGTCCCCGCCAGCATGGTCTGCACCCGGGACGACTGGACCTCGTCCAGCAGGGCCAGGACGCGCAGCCCGGCCGCGGCGGCCTCGTCGGGGTGCCCGGCCCGGGCCAGGTCGTCGGCGAGTTCGGCCGTGTACAGGGCGAGGTTGCGGGTGAAGTGCGGGTCCTGGAGCCGGGTCGCCCGGCGTGCCTGGTGGGCGGCGCGCTGCCAGTCGCCGAGCGTCGACCAGCACTGCGCCTCCAGGCCGGCCAGTTCGGCGTCTCCGTAGAAGCTCATCCACTCCGGGTCGGCGTCACAGGGCCCCCGCCCGTACAGGGCCTGCGCCCGGGTCAGCGCCTGCTCGCAGCCCGTCCGGTCGGCCAGCCCCGCCCAGCCGCCCGCCTCGCGCAGCGCGAGCAGCGACAGGAGCCGGGCCGAGCCCAGGGGACGCGCCGCGTACTGCGCGGCCTGAGCCGCCCGTACCGCCTCGCGGGGCCGTCCCGCGTCCCGGGCGAGGAAGGACGTGTTGCAGAAGGCGTGCGCCTCCAGGGCCGGGTCCCTGGCCACCCGGGCCGTCGCGAGCGCCTCCGCGTAGTGCGAGCGGGCGTCGTCGAACCGCCCCGAGTCGTGTGCCAGCCAGCCGACCGAGATGGCCAGTTCACCGGCCCCCGTGTGCAACCGGTCCGTGGTCGCCTGCCGTGCCGCACCGGCGTCCAGCAGGGCGTACGCGGCCCGCAGCGGAGCCGCCGCCCTGCGGTACAGCCCGTCGGCGCCGTGCCGGTCGTCCAGCACGCGGATCCTGCGGACGGCCTCCTCCAGCGCCCTCGCCTCGGCCTCGCCGGCGCGGCGCACGGCACGCGGCGCGGCCTCGGCCGTGCCGCCGAACGCGAGCCCCCAGGGGCCCAGTGAGGCGGCCGCCACCGTGGCGGTGCCGCCGCTCATGAATGCGCGACGTTGCACGTCGCTCTCCTCGCGGTTCTGATCGTCGATCCCGTATGGGTCGTGCAAGTGGTGCGGCTCGTGCGGATCGCTCGGGTGGTGAGCCGCACGCGGGTCGTGTGTCGTTGCATACGGCTCACCCGCCCCGTCCGTCTCATGCGGGGCGGGCAGCGGGCTCGTGGGGTGTGGAGCGGGCGCCACCTCGGCGGCGCGCGCCCCCCGTCCACGCACCGCCGAACGGGGCACGAAACCCAGGTCGGTCAGGGTACGGCCGGGGAACATGTGCAGGAAGACCCGTTCGTACGCGTAGTTGGGACAGCGGATCTCGCCCGCCTCGACCCGCCCGATGTAGCGCGCGTCGCAGCTGACCCGTTCGTCGATCTCCCGGGCCGCCCGTCGCACGGCGGCGGCGAACTCGCCCGGCGAGCGCTGTCCGCGCAGGCGCCGGAAGGCGAGATTCGGCCGAGGCGGCCGAGGCGGCCGAGGTGACTGGGACGACGAGGTCGTCGGTGACGACGCCATGGCCGGGCCCTCTCTCGCGAACCGTCGAACCATGCCGGGGCGGGAGCGGGTCGATCATGAGCGCGATCGAGCCGCACCTGTGATTCCGGCGGGCATGAACGTACCTGCTGTGATGGGGCCACCACGCGGGGTTTGGCTACAAAACGGATATCTCATCCCTGATCCGCCATGAACTGCCATCCTTTGCGGCCGAGTTTCGCCGTAGCCGTTGACGCTGTGCGGCGTTGAACCATGTGGTGTGCTCGATCGAGGAGGGTTCCGTGGTGGAGGCCATGATGGAGACCAGGCAGAGCGAAGGCCGCGGGGACCCTTGTGACCTCGTCACCGTGCCCGCCCGGCAAGGGCTCGAGGCCGCCGACATCCTGCGCAGGGGCGCTCCCGCGGAGGCGGTGGGGCCCGTTCTGCACGACGACGACGGCGCCAACGTCGGGTTTCTCGTGCCGCCCGGTACGGCTTCCGCCTGGGACGTTCCGGGCAGTACGTGTACGCGGACCGACGGGCGGGGGGTGCGGTTGGCGCCCGAGCCGCCCGTCGAGGGGTCGGACTGGCTGCTGCCGCCGGGGGAGGCGGAGCTGGCGACGGATCCTGCGGTGTTGCGGGCGGCGTTGGGGGAGGCGGCGCGGTTGATCGAGGCGGCGGACAACTGCCGTTGAGGGGGCGGAGGGAGTGGGGCTTGGGGTTCGCTGTGGGGTGCGGCTGCGTCGTGGCCGGGTGCGCCGTTCCCCGCGCCCCTTGGGGGCTGCGCCCCCCGAAGGGCGAAAAGACTGTGCCGTTCCCCGCGCCCCTTGGGGCTGCGCCGCCTAAAGACCAAAAGATTGCGCCGTTCCCCGCGCCCCCTAGGGGGCTGCGGCCCCGGAAGGCAAAAGACTGCGCCGTTCCCCGCGCCCCTTTTCGGGGGGTCGATAATGGGGGGATGGGTAAGGGGAAGAGTCGGCGGGGGGCGCGTGAGGGCGTTGTCGGTGAGGTTGATGGTGGGGTGGCCGAGTTGGTGCCCGATCGGGAGCGGGCTCGGGGGTGGACCCTGCTCATCGACGGGGCTCCGCAGTCGCATGTCGACCTCGACGACCCGGCGTACCTCGGCTTCGAGTACCAGCGCCGCCTCGGGCACGTCATCGACCTCGTCGCCCCGCCCGGCCGGCCCGTGCACGCCGTGCACCTCGGCGGCGGCGCCCTCACCCTCGCCCGGTACGTGGCCGCCACCCGCCCCCGCTCCACCCAGCAGGTCGCCGAACGGGACGCGGCGCTCGTCCAACTGGTCCGGCGCGAACTGCCGTTGGACCCGAACGCCCGGATCCGGGTGCGGTCCGTCGACGCGCGTGACGGGCTCGCCAAGGTGCCGGACGGCTGGGCCGACCTGGTCATCGCGGACGTGTTCAGCGGAGCGCGCACGCCCGCGCATCTGACGTCCGGGGAGTTCCTCACCGAGGTGCGCAGGGTCGTGAAGGCCGACGGTCTGTACGCCGCCAACATTGCGGACGGCCCGCCCCTGGCGCATCTGCGCGGCCAGATCGCCACCGCGGCCGGCGTCTTCCCCGAACTCGCCCTCGTCGCCGACCCCACGGTCCTGCGCGGCAAGCGCTTCGGCAACGCGGTCCTCGTCGCCTCCGGCCGGCCCCTGCCCGTGGCGGAACTGACCCGCCGCGCGGCCTCCGACCCCCACCCGGCCAGGGTCGAACACGGCAAGGCACTCACGGACTTCACCGGCGGAGCGATCCCGGTGACGGACGCGTCGGCCGTGGCGTCCCCCGCACCGCCGCCCTCCGTCTTCCGGTAGAGCCGTCGGTGGTCCGGGGTCGTCGGTGATCCGGAGGCCGTCAGTAGGTGTTGACTTCGACCTTCGGCGCCGAGTCGTGCCACGTGCAGAACACCGTCACCCGGTCCGCCCCGGACGAGAACTCCACCCGGATCCACGTCTCCGTCTTCCACACCTGCATCGACCACCCGGACGCGGGCGTCGCGGACACCAGCGACGCCGACGACGTACCGAGGTCGAAGACGGCCCGCCCGCCGTCGGTGTCGTAACTCTTCACCTCACCGGAGGCGCCCGCACGCGGCGAGGCGGCGCCCGCCGGCTTCGAACGCGACGGCGACGGCGTCGGCGAGACCGAGGGCGCGGCCGGATCCGAACCGCTCGCACGCGACGACCGGCTCTTCGACGGCGAGGCCGTCGATCCCGCCGGGGACTCCGGCCGACTCGTCGAGGACGACAGCGGCTTCGCCCCCTGCGTGGTCCCGCCCGCCGAGATGGGCAGCGCCCGCGGCGGATCGTAGGCCGTCCCGGTCATGACCGTGTGCACACCCCACCACGACAGCGTGACCGCCGCGCCCGTGGCGAGCGACCAAGCCAGTACGTGTACGAGTCCTCTGCGCATCGCGGGCCATCCTGCCCCACGAGCCCCGTCCGTGTCCCGTGTGTCCACAGGCTTGAAAGTTGTCCACAGGCCCCGGACCGGCCCTCCCCGTATGGCGTACGGTGCCGCTCATGGCAAGTGTGCTCGTGGTCGAGGACGACCAGTTCGTACGCTCCGCCCTCATCCGGCATCTGACCGAGGCCACGCACACGGTGCGCAGTGTCGGTACGGCCCTTGAGGCGTTGCGCGAGGTCGCCCATTTCCGATTCGACGTCGTGATCCTGGATCTCGGCCTGCCCGACCTGGACGGGTCGGAGGCGCTGAAGATGCTGCGCGGCATCACCGACGTGCCCGTGATCGTGGCGACCGCCCGCGACGACGAGACGGAGATCGTCCGGCTGCTGAACGACGGCGCGGACGACTACCTGACCAAGCCGTTCTCGGTGGAGCACCTGTCGGCGAGGATGGCGGCGGTCCTGCGCCGGGCCCGGTCCTCGGCCTCGGAGCCGCAGCCCTCGCCGCAGCTCAGGGTCGGCGGCCTCGCCATCGACCCGCTGCGCCGCCAGGCCGAACTGGACGGCGTACGACTGGATCTGACCCGGCGCGAGTTCGACCTGCTGGCCTTCCTCGCGGGGCGGCCCGGTGTCGTCGTGGCGCGCAAGGAACTGCTGGCCGAGGTGTGGCAGCAGTCGTACGGGGACGACCAGACGATCGACGTGCATCTGTCCTGGCTGCGGCGGAAGCTGGGTGAGACGGCGGCCCGGCCGCGCTATCTGCACACCCTGCGCGGGGTCGGCGTGAAGCTGGAGCCGCCGGGGCAGGGCGGGCCGCTCGGTCCGGCGGGCACGGAGCCGGCGCGATGAGGTGGGCGCTCGTCAAGGTCTGTGTGGCCGTCACCACGATGGTCGTGGTGGCCTTCGCGGTCCCGCTGGGGCTGGTGATCAGGGAGATGGCGAGGGACCGCGCGTTCTCGAAC
This sequence is a window from Streptomyces ortus. Protein-coding genes within it:
- a CDS encoding histidine phosphatase family protein, translating into MAPRILLARHGQTQWSLSGKHTGRSDIPLLEEGRRGAKLLGERLHRAPLDGLPGAEILTSPLARARETCEIAGFGDRATPWDALMEWDYGAYEGLTPDEIRADRPDWLIWRDGVPGGETLAEVSARADEVVERVRAGERDVLVFAHGHILRSIGARWLGLDIDFAARVRLNPTSLSVLGWAYGEPAIETWNDCGHLI
- a CDS encoding spermidine synthase; this encodes MGKGKSRRGAREGVVGEVDGGVAELVPDRERARGWTLLIDGAPQSHVDLDDPAYLGFEYQRRLGHVIDLVAPPGRPVHAVHLGGGALTLARYVAATRPRSTQQVAERDAALVQLVRRELPLDPNARIRVRSVDARDGLAKVPDGWADLVIADVFSGARTPAHLTSGEFLTEVRRVVKADGLYAANIADGPPLAHLRGQIATAAGVFPELALVADPTVLRGKRFGNAVLVASGRPLPVAELTRRAASDPHPARVEHGKALTDFTGGAIPVTDASAVASPAPPPSVFR
- a CDS encoding response regulator transcription factor; amino-acid sequence: MASVLVVEDDQFVRSALIRHLTEATHTVRSVGTALEALREVAHFRFDVVILDLGLPDLDGSEALKMLRGITDVPVIVATARDDETEIVRLLNDGADDYLTKPFSVEHLSARMAAVLRRARSSASEPQPSPQLRVGGLAIDPLRRQAELDGVRLDLTRREFDLLAFLAGRPGVVVARKELLAEVWQQSYGDDQTIDVHLSWLRRKLGETAARPRYLHTLRGVGVKLEPPGQGGPLGPAGTEPAR